The DNA sequence taataatagactgaacctctgaacctgtaagccagccccaattaaatgttgtcctttataagacttgccttggtcatggtgtctcttcacagcagtaaaaccctaagacaccctcCCAGTGGTTGCTGATCTTTTCATGAGAACATGGTGGGGGATGGGCAAAATAGGTCAGGGGAACTTTTTGCAAATGTCACAGGATGGCATACTTTCTCTCTGGTCCTCTCTGAGAACATTTAGGATACCTATCCTAAAAGGGCCACAGGATCTCTGCTTTGCAGCCTTTGGCACCAGGGGAAGAAAGTGGCTTCAGAGCTGTGCTCCGAGTTTAGGGTGTGCTTCACAGCAGAATTGTCTCTGCCTTTTTGATGAGGACAGCAGGCTGTGTTTGAGGTCCTGAGCTGTCTGTCACCTTCCATTTTGAGGTGCATCTCTAAGCCCAGAGGGGCATAACTTTGCTTTGAACCAGCAGTTAATTATAGTACCTATGATACAGTGTAAGTTGGTCTTCAGGGAGCCTGCCAGTGGCTGAATTGTCTTGCTGGTCTTAATCTCAAGTGCATTAAGATGTATCATGAGTTTCTCTGTTGCTTTCCTTTCCGGTGTTCTCAGTATGGTTAAAGTTATGAGACCCTCTCAGGACCCTGGCAGGTGGACTAGGTGGGGATGGTGGCTTCCTCTCCATGTCACTGCTTTGAGGTTGATATGACCAGCTTggttgcttctctctcttcccatggtCCTCCAGCCCTGCCTCTCTCCATCGCTTTCCATCAAACTTCCAGTGAGTCCACCTGAAGCCATGCCAGCCTGTGACCTGATCTGTAGTCATGACTCGCCAGTTGCTTCCCACTTGTTCTCAGGAAGTATCAGCCTCTTGGCTGCACATGTGCCCGCTGCACCTGCCTCACTGCGTGCACTCGCTCGCCTTCAGCTGCCATTACCCCCAGATCCAGCATCTGTCCAGGCCAGGCTGACGTATTGCTGGGTCTGTCAGCCTTCATCCAAGGAGATTTCTTCAGAACTCCCAaaggttttctgttttgaaaacacCTCATTCTGCTTTTGTTGTACTCTAGTAGGAAGCGTTTTTTCCTCTCTGTGGGCTGCTGACTTATACAGGTCTAGTCTTTGGGTCTTTGAATGCTCTTGGATGATTGCTCAGCCCTCTGACATTAACATTGTGGATCTGTACTGTCCAGTTCTGTGATGGGAAGCAGGCAAGCTAGGACagaactgcctgcctgcctccctcccatcctccccctccccctttccttttccttttccttctccttgtccttccttccttccttccttccttccttccttccttccttccttccttccttccttcctttctttccttctattttcggaggcagggtttctctgtgtagccctggctgtcctggtactagctctgtagaccaggctggccttgagctagGAGgtgtgcctgcctttgcctccacctcccaactgctgggattaaagatgtgcaccagtATCCTTGGCTGACCTTTTGTGTGGCACTGGAGTGGAGCCCAGCACCTGGCACACACTGAGCAGGTGCCCTCCTACTGAGCTCTGAGCTCAGGCCCAGTCTGCAGTGCTCTTGTCCGCAGCCCCACAGCCTCCCAAGATTCCCAGAAGCTCCGGTGCTGTGCCTTCACTTTCTGTTTCCCACCTAGGTACCCAGAAACATGGCCTCCCTACGGCTGCTCAGAGCTCCCTTCCTGTGTGTCCTGTTCTGGGCCCTTTGTGCTCCGTGTGCCAGGGCCGaggagcatggggctggtgtcCATCATGGCAGCGTGGGCCTGGACAAGAGCACAGTGCACGACCAAGAGTATGTATTCAGTTGGCCAGGGTTCTGTGGCCCCGCCGTCTGCAGCCACAGCTCACAGGTCACCCACCCTCCTGCCCTTCCTGTCACTTTATAGGGCTCTTGAACAGTGTTCAGTGGTCAACATTATCCCTTGGGACTCCTGGTAGTAAGTTATCTGTCTTCAGGATCTCACAGGTGGGGCTCTTGAAGCCTAAAACACTGAATTATTTGTCAGAATTTAGACTTCCTCCTTCACCCCTTCCCACCCAGCACACGTAATAACAGAATTCAGaatataattatgttttcctGATTATGACAAGACTCTTTTTTAGTGACGCATTCAAACACTGACTCTTTCTTGGCCAGTAAGCTTCACATTTGGCTTTGTtacctgttttttctttctttgtttatttgagacaaggtttcagtGGGTAccctggttggtctggaacttgctattaaATTGGTAGTTCAAAAAGTAATTTAACCAAGTTCTAGCAGTAAAGAGAAGGTGCCTCAGTCCACCTTACCAAGAGGCCTGCTGCGCTGCGGCCCTGCCCCTTTGGTGGCCCTGGCTGTGTGCTGTGTTCTTAACTATGGACTGTTTCAAAGCCCTTCTAAGGTTTTGACATAGTCTGACTGTTGGTTTTCAGGCACATCATGGAACATCTGGAAGGTGTCATCAACCAGCCAGAGATTGAGATGTCCCCACAGGAACTGCAGCTTCATTATTTCAAAATGCATGATTATGATGGTAACAGTTTGCTTGACGGCTTAGAACTCTCAACAGCTATCACTCACGTGCACAAGGAGGTAGGTCAGGGAGCTCGGTGGGCAGCTATCACTCACGTGCACAAGGAGGTAGGCCAGGGAGCTCGGTGGGCAGCTATCACTCACGTGCACAAGGAGGTAGGTCAGGGAGCTCAGTTGGGCACCTGGGTAGATGGTATCCATGTTCTTGTCCTGTGCTATGCTCATGCCTCAAAAGAGCTCCTGAGCTTCTTTCCCCTCAGCATTAGCTTGTCCCCATATCCTACCCTCGCCCTAGAGAGGCTGAGCCTGGTTGGCCCAAGGCTCAGCATTTCTAACTACAGCTGGAGTTTGAGGGTCTGGCCTAAAAACACAAGCCAGGTTCACAGTGTAGAGCACAGGAAAGCTTTTCATCTGAGAAGAGTGACTCCAGGACCAAGGGGCAGAGCTTTGGAAGTAGTTGCCCCAGGAAGAAGGGGCAGGGTTTTGTGAGGTGCCTCCTGCTGTCCCAGGGCATGGTCAAGTAGAGACATCTCGGGCTCCATCCCCACCTGAGTCAGCAGGGGGAGACACTTATTCTGCCtggtggaggcagggaggggtgagagatggaggcagggaggggcGAGGAGATGAGAAGCAGGAAGCCCAGCAAGCTTTGGAGTG is a window from the Mastomys coucha isolate ucsf_1 unplaced genomic scaffold, UCSF_Mcou_1 pScaffold6, whole genome shotgun sequence genome containing:
- the Mcfd2 gene encoding multiple coagulation factor deficiency protein 2, translated to MASLRLLRAPFLCVLFWALCAPCARAEEHGAGVHHGSVGLDKSTVHDQEHIMEHLEGVINQPEIEMSPQELQLHYFKMHDYDGNSLLDGLELSTAITHVHKEEGSEQAPVMSEDELISIIDGVLRDDDKNNDGYIDYAEFAKSLQ